In Rheinheimera sp. MM224, one DNA window encodes the following:
- the cydD gene encoding thiol reductant ABC exporter subunit CydD, with protein sequence MLSLRQLVQSEKNRLYLAIALGAAASLLMIWQCWLLATLCNLALHQQSIPPPLLLHILVLWLLRPVLLAAKDLLALSASQTLRTSIRHQLLGIISQAGPLRQRIASDGDLSTRLLEQVDALDPYISRYYPQLYLVLLCPLFISIAVASQSLLAALLLLATAPLIPLFMILLGKKAAEASQQQVQALGLLGGRFLEFLRGAQLIRQLQAEPLVLNRLNNASEDYRTRTMSVLSKAFLSGAVLELFASLAIALVALYLGLGLLGELPWAKAQIPVSYQPALFILLMAPEFYAPLRQLGADYHAKAQAEAAFNSLAPIWALPVCTGGNTPAPTEPVCIEFRHLSQLGSEHRPALLTDIQAQVLPAQRIALIGPSGAGKTSLLESLLGFQQQDQGQILIGDHGLTDLNLTQWRQQLVYLSQQSQWLSGSLRSNLLLANASATEAELKLVLQQAFCADFVFALPQGLDTVLAESGIGLSGGQLQRLALARALLKQSWCWLLDEPASMLPPAQQQLYFQQLEQLSRGKTLLLATHQLQHLNWLDQVWLINQGQIIAKGTVAEIQTHPLYQASYQQEVV encoded by the coding sequence GTGCTGTCGTTGAGGCAATTAGTCCAGTCAGAAAAAAACCGCTTGTACCTTGCCATAGCGCTGGGTGCAGCGGCCTCTTTACTGATGATCTGGCAGTGTTGGTTGCTGGCAACTTTGTGCAATCTGGCTTTACACCAGCAATCAATTCCTCCCCCTTTGCTGCTGCATATTTTAGTGCTGTGGCTGCTGCGCCCTGTGCTGTTGGCAGCCAAAGATTTACTGGCGCTCTCTGCCAGTCAAACGCTACGTACTTCAATCCGCCATCAGTTACTTGGCATTATTAGTCAGGCTGGGCCACTGCGGCAGCGTATCGCCTCTGACGGTGATTTATCTACCCGTTTGCTGGAACAAGTCGACGCACTTGACCCATATATCAGCCGTTATTACCCACAGCTTTATCTGGTGCTGCTTTGCCCTTTGTTTATCTCTATAGCTGTGGCCAGTCAAAGTCTGCTGGCCGCCCTGCTGTTATTAGCCACAGCCCCACTTATTCCACTTTTTATGATTTTACTCGGCAAAAAAGCCGCAGAAGCCAGTCAGCAGCAAGTACAGGCTTTAGGTTTATTAGGCGGACGTTTTCTGGAGTTTTTACGCGGCGCCCAGCTTATCCGTCAATTACAAGCCGAACCCTTGGTATTGAACCGGCTTAACAACGCCAGTGAAGACTACAGAACGCGCACCATGTCGGTGTTAAGCAAAGCTTTTTTATCCGGCGCTGTGTTGGAGCTGTTTGCCTCTTTAGCCATAGCTTTAGTGGCCTTGTATCTGGGTTTAGGTCTACTTGGCGAGTTGCCCTGGGCTAAAGCGCAAATTCCTGTGTCTTATCAACCTGCGCTGTTTATCTTATTGATGGCGCCTGAGTTTTATGCACCACTGCGACAATTGGGTGCGGATTATCATGCCAAAGCTCAGGCCGAAGCCGCTTTTAACAGTCTGGCACCTATCTGGGCTTTGCCTGTTTGTACAGGTGGCAACACCCCAGCCCCAACAGAGCCTGTCTGTATTGAGTTCCGGCACTTAAGCCAGTTGGGTTCAGAGCACAGACCTGCGTTACTCACAGATATTCAGGCGCAGGTTTTACCGGCGCAACGTATTGCTTTAATAGGCCCAAGTGGCGCAGGAAAAACCAGTCTGCTGGAGTCGTTATTAGGTTTTCAGCAACAGGATCAAGGCCAGATCTTGATTGGCGATCATGGGTTAACTGATTTGAATTTAACTCAGTGGCGACAGCAGCTGGTGTATTTATCTCAGCAAAGCCAGTGGTTAAGTGGCAGTTTGCGCAGCAATTTGCTGCTGGCCAACGCATCAGCGACAGAAGCTGAACTCAAACTGGTGTTACAACAGGCTTTTTGTGCCGACTTTGTCTTTGCTTTGCCTCAAGGCCTGGACACTGTACTTGCCGAGAGTGGCATTGGCTTATCGGGTGGGCAATTGCAGCGCCTGGCATTGGCCAGGGCTTTATTAAAACAAAGTTGGTGTTGGCTGCTGGATGAACCGGCTTCTATGTTGCCACCAGCACAACAGCAACTGTATTTTCAGCAGTTAGAGCAGTTAAGCCGCGGCAAAACTCTGCTGCTGGCGACTCATCAATTGCAGCATCTTAACTGGTTAGATCAGGTTTGGTTAATCAACCAGGGACAGATTATCGCCAAAGGCACAGTGGCAGAAATTCAGACGCATCCGCTGTATCAGGCTAGTTACCAGCAGGAAGTCGTATGA
- the cydX gene encoding cytochrome bd-I oxidase subunit CydX: MWYFTWILGVLLACSFGIINAMWLEFNGYPGEENEPSE, encoded by the coding sequence ATGTGGTATTTCACCTGGATTTTAGGCGTGTTACTGGCCTGCTCTTTTGGCATCATCAATGCGATGTGGCTGGAGTTTAATGGCTACCCCGGCGAAGAGAACGAGCCATCAGAGTAG
- a CDS encoding arabinan endo-1,5-alpha-L-arabinosidase, whose product MLLINPLQAEQVSIHDPVLAKDKGQYFLYSTGPGITFYQSSDLTNWRLGGRVFAGEPTWAKSVSPSFDGHIWAPDIFQHQGKFYLYYSISAFGKNTSAIGVTVNTTLDPKDPTYQWMDQGIVLQSVPQRDLWNAIDPAIILDEQGQAWMSFGSFWGGLKLVKLDQTLTRIAQPEQWHTLAKAERPAFLDDAEPGPAELEAPFIYKKGDYYYLFVSYGKCCRGKDSTYHMVVGRSQTLTGPYLDKKGKDLAAGGGSVLLKGNKDWPGLGHNSVYAMDGKDYLVFHAYEIADKGLQKLKISALEWDKQGWPLVNEKDWLGYQSVLFR is encoded by the coding sequence ATGCTTTTGATAAACCCGCTTCAAGCCGAGCAAGTCAGTATTCATGATCCGGTGCTGGCCAAAGACAAAGGCCAGTATTTTTTATACAGCACAGGGCCAGGCATTACTTTTTACCAATCCAGTGATTTAACAAACTGGCGTTTAGGCGGCCGTGTTTTTGCAGGTGAACCCACTTGGGCCAAATCTGTCTCTCCAAGCTTTGATGGTCATATCTGGGCACCTGATATTTTTCAGCATCAGGGCAAGTTTTATCTGTATTACTCCATCTCAGCTTTTGGTAAAAACACCTCGGCTATAGGGGTCACAGTGAATACCACCTTGGATCCAAAAGATCCAACCTATCAATGGATGGATCAGGGCATAGTGTTGCAGTCCGTGCCACAACGGGATTTATGGAATGCGATAGACCCTGCCATCATTCTGGATGAACAAGGCCAGGCCTGGATGAGTTTTGGCTCCTTTTGGGGTGGCCTGAAATTGGTGAAGCTGGACCAAACCCTGACCCGTATAGCGCAGCCTGAACAGTGGCATACGCTGGCCAAAGCAGAGCGACCTGCATTTTTAGATGACGCTGAACCTGGCCCTGCTGAATTGGAGGCGCCTTTTATCTACAAAAAGGGCGATTACTACTATCTATTTGTTTCTTACGGCAAATGCTGTCGCGGAAAAGACAGCACTTACCATATGGTGGTGGGACGTTCTCAAACTTTAACCGGGCCTTATCTGGATAAGAAGGGTAAAGATTTAGCCGCAGGTGGCGGTTCTGTTTTATTAAAAGGCAACAAAGACTGGCCAGGTTTGGGGCATAACTCTGTGTATGCGATGGATGGCAAAGATTACCTGGTATTTCATGCCTATGAGATTGCTGATAAAGGCCTGCAAAAGCTGAAAATCAGCGCACTGGAGTGGGATAAACAAGGTTGGCCTTTAGTGAATGAAAAAGACTGGCTGGGTTATCAGAGTGTGCTGTTTCGCTAA
- a CDS encoding methyl-accepting chemotaxis protein, protein MLKYLSLLKKIWLIIAIAILAFLIVLTSSIYFTARNADSIVLIKDKMYDSSKLASQMVVEFNAVEEFFTQSVSLSDPDILSTAKATEERVVASLAQLKKLDTTNLKQLETLEQNFSAYAKAAAEIAQSMIDGTLDMGAAQSIIQNKTALYETAKTGFVAYEKQTDDNFQQILVDMSASSERSVLIIVLCGTVLLIIMAVVGHVIGRNISKTANSLASSLQVLASGKGSLSSRLAIDSEDEFGAVARNFNEFIALLQSSFVAIAQLVDPVSRTADELAKGMKELDCMTSQQKNDADTVSHSMEEMQSSVKDISQSANAASGSANDASRLAKLGYEKTSSSVQASKDLAGEIAQTSSVITDLAKQTQEVGGILKSINDIADQTNLLALNAAIEAARAGEQGRGFAVVADEVRLLSSRTASSVTTIRDLLGKLTQNVDSAVRLMDQAVTKANNSAVLTAEAGSSIELINQEIDKINMVNAQIATATEEQTMVASLVLDNTHQMADSFSRTIQVQHTVADISDQLRGLAQELNTVSSKFRE, encoded by the coding sequence ATGCTGAAATACCTGAGTTTATTAAAAAAAATCTGGCTTATTATTGCCATCGCAATTTTAGCCTTTTTAATAGTATTAACGTCGTCCATTTATTTTACTGCCCGCAATGCAGACAGCATTGTGCTGATAAAAGACAAAATGTACGACAGCTCAAAACTCGCCTCCCAAATGGTGGTGGAGTTTAATGCAGTTGAAGAATTTTTTACCCAGTCCGTTTCTTTGTCCGATCCAGACATATTAAGCACAGCTAAAGCGACTGAAGAGCGTGTCGTTGCCAGTCTGGCACAATTAAAAAAACTGGATACAACCAACCTGAAACAACTGGAAACGCTGGAACAAAACTTTAGCGCTTATGCCAAAGCAGCTGCAGAAATTGCCCAGTCGATGATTGACGGCACATTAGATATGGGTGCAGCACAAAGCATTATTCAAAATAAAACCGCTTTGTATGAAACCGCAAAAACCGGCTTTGTGGCCTATGAAAAACAAACGGACGATAACTTCCAGCAAATACTGGTGGATATGTCGGCCTCGTCAGAACGTTCTGTGCTTATTATTGTGTTATGCGGCACTGTCCTATTAATTATTATGGCGGTTGTCGGTCATGTGATAGGCCGGAATATCAGCAAAACAGCCAATAGTCTGGCCAGTTCATTGCAGGTTTTAGCTTCAGGTAAAGGCTCGCTATCCAGCCGTCTTGCTATCGACTCTGAAGATGAATTTGGTGCTGTAGCCCGCAACTTCAATGAGTTCATCGCGTTGTTACAAAGCTCGTTTGTCGCTATTGCCCAGTTGGTCGATCCGGTCAGCCGCACTGCCGACGAACTGGCAAAAGGCATGAAAGAACTCGACTGTATGACCAGTCAGCAAAAAAATGACGCGGATACCGTGTCGCATTCGATGGAAGAAATGCAAAGCAGCGTCAAAGATATCAGCCAGTCAGCCAATGCCGCCTCTGGCAGCGCTAACGATGCCAGCCGCCTTGCCAAACTGGGTTATGAAAAGACCTCCTCCTCTGTGCAGGCTTCAAAAGATTTAGCCGGAGAAATAGCTCAGACCAGCTCTGTCATTACGGATCTTGCCAAACAAACTCAGGAAGTGGGTGGCATTTTAAAAAGCATCAATGATATTGCCGATCAGACCAACTTACTGGCGTTAAACGCAGCTATTGAAGCAGCTCGTGCTGGTGAACAAGGTCGTGGTTTTGCGGTGGTTGCAGATGAAGTACGTTTATTGTCATCCCGCACAGCCTCTTCAGTCACTACGATTCGTGATTTGTTAGGCAAGCTGACGCAAAACGTCGACAGTGCAGTACGACTGATGGATCAGGCCGTGACTAAAGCCAATAACAGCGCAGTATTGACGGCAGAAGCCGGTAGCTCTATTGAATTGATTAATCAGGAAATTGACAAAATTAATATGGTCAATGCGCAAATAGCGACTGCAACGGAAGAACAAACCATGGTAGCCAGTTTAGTGCTGGATAATACCCATCAAATGGCCGACTCGTTCAGCCGGACTATTCAGGTGCAACATACAGTCGCTGATATTTCAGACCAACTGCGCGGCCTGGCTCAGGAACTGAATACTGTGTCGTCCAAATTTCGGGAATAA
- a CDS encoding family 43 glycosylhydrolase, whose product MTFNRKPLPGFKGYRIPLAASFLSLLAACSPAEPPEPKAVPVLATEATPQSTSVVEDQSFTNPLFANGADPWLEYWQGNYYLTTTTWTSQLVMRKSPTLAGLASATPVNIWSETNPKSCCNFWAFEFHRLQGPDGPRWYMMYTSGKQENLDGQHLSVLESAGDDPMGPYQYKGSPMPDSWNIDGNYLEHKGKLYLLWSEWEGDEQLNWISEMSNPWTLTGEPLVLSRPSLPWEQSGRKVNEGPEVLKHKGRTFVIYSASFCDTPDYKLGLLELTGDNPMDAGSWTKAEQPVFERGNGVFGPGHNGFFTSPDGSENWLVYHGNNKETDGCSATRSVRAQPFTYKADGTPDFGTPLPEGQTVAAPSGENGPLTAVPEGVKWQLVNRSSQLCLASSAQGLTEQACDEQGQWIIDPTIKGRYRLADNKGLFIGANRDLSAWVNQPTQQWQLKTGADGYYQLLNASDQKPLAVADCKAEDASLCQDWLLLPAGSTVVSSRQSGKVLSTQDCAADSDTQVTQQSWSKQGCQQWNWKAGQAGSVQLQNSLNPELCVIVKDDALAAGADLVLGNCAAKSSQWALQLLANGAVSLLSQHTKQVVDLPSCSLFDGVGVKQTPEQSDAICQQFQLRAAD is encoded by the coding sequence ATGACATTTAACAGGAAGCCTCTGCCCGGCTTTAAAGGCTATCGTATTCCATTAGCTGCCAGTTTTTTAAGCCTGCTGGCGGCTTGCTCGCCTGCTGAGCCACCTGAACCCAAAGCGGTTCCAGTGTTAGCTACTGAAGCTACGCCTCAGAGCACTTCAGTTGTAGAAGATCAAAGTTTTACCAATCCATTGTTTGCCAATGGTGCTGACCCCTGGCTGGAATACTGGCAAGGCAATTATTACCTGACCACCACCACCTGGACTTCTCAGCTGGTGATGCGTAAATCGCCGACTCTGGCTGGTTTAGCCAGCGCCACTCCGGTGAATATCTGGTCTGAAACCAATCCAAAAAGTTGTTGTAACTTCTGGGCTTTTGAATTCCATCGCCTGCAAGGCCCTGATGGTCCGCGTTGGTACATGATGTATACCTCGGGCAAGCAGGAAAATCTGGATGGTCAGCATTTATCTGTGCTGGAAAGTGCAGGGGACGATCCTATGGGGCCTTACCAGTATAAAGGTTCGCCTATGCCAGATAGCTGGAATATAGACGGTAACTATTTAGAACATAAGGGTAAATTGTATTTATTGTGGTCTGAGTGGGAGGGGGATGAGCAACTCAACTGGATAAGTGAAATGTCCAATCCCTGGACTTTAACTGGGGAGCCTTTGGTGTTATCCCGACCGTCTTTGCCTTGGGAGCAATCAGGTCGTAAGGTGAATGAAGGCCCCGAAGTGCTGAAGCACAAAGGCCGTACCTTTGTGATTTATTCCGCCAGTTTTTGTGACACACCTGATTATAAATTGGGTTTACTGGAGTTAACCGGTGACAATCCGATGGACGCTGGTTCCTGGACCAAAGCAGAGCAGCCTGTGTTTGAACGCGGTAATGGCGTGTTTGGTCCAGGTCACAATGGCTTTTTCACCTCACCGGACGGCTCCGAAAACTGGCTGGTGTATCACGGCAATAATAAAGAAACCGATGGTTGCAGTGCGACTCGTTCTGTGCGGGCTCAGCCCTTTACCTATAAAGCCGATGGTACGCCGGATTTTGGTACTCCATTGCCTGAAGGCCAAACCGTCGCTGCTCCATCCGGTGAAAATGGCCCTCTGACTGCAGTACCTGAAGGGGTGAAATGGCAGCTAGTGAATCGCTCTAGTCAGCTTTGTCTGGCGTCCTCAGCACAAGGGCTAACAGAACAGGCGTGTGATGAACAAGGGCAGTGGATTATCGACCCTACTATCAAAGGACGTTACCGTCTGGCTGATAACAAGGGTCTCTTTATTGGCGCAAATCGCGATTTATCGGCCTGGGTTAATCAGCCAACCCAGCAATGGCAACTGAAAACAGGTGCTGATGGGTATTACCAGTTGCTGAATGCTTCAGATCAAAAGCCACTCGCTGTCGCAGACTGCAAAGCAGAAGATGCGTCCTTATGTCAGGACTGGTTACTGCTGCCAGCGGGTAGTACAGTAGTGAGCAGCAGGCAAAGTGGTAAGGTGCTAAGTACACAAGATTGTGCGGCCGACAGTGATACGCAAGTCACACAACAAAGCTGGAGTAAACAAGGCTGTCAGCAGTGGAACTGGAAAGCAGGGCAAGCGGGTTCTGTTCAGCTACAAAACAGCCTGAACCCGGAACTTTGTGTGATCGTGAAAGACGATGCATTGGCGGCTGGTGCTGATTTGGTACTAGGCAACTGTGCAGCTAAATCCAGTCAGTGGGCTTTGCAATTGCTGGCCAATGGCGCTGTGTCTTTGCTATCCCAACATACAAAGCAGGTGGTTGACCTGCCCAGTTGCAGTTTGTTTGACGGGGTTGGGGTGAAACAGACTCCAGAACAGTCTGATGCAATTTGTCAGCAATTTCAGCTCAGAGCTGCAGACTAA
- the cydB gene encoding cytochrome d ubiquinol oxidase subunit II → MDYEFLRFIWWLLVGILLIGFAVTDGFDMGVGALLKVIGRDDTERRILINAVAPHWDGNQVWLITAGGALFAAWPPVYATAFSGFYLAMMLTLAALFLRPIGFDYRSKLDNAKWRSNWDWALTAGSAIPPIIFGVAFGNLLQGVPFHFDDLLRIYYTGSFWALLNPFALLVGVLSLLMFINQGACYLQMKTEAPLRQRAEAVSLISATLAAVLFVVAGIWLASAGMGYKVTSLIDSNAINSAVTKTVEVSSGAWFSNYETYPLLWVFPLLGVAAFLLSAFCSKLAKGWQAFVASSLAITGVIMTCGVSMFPFIMPSSSMPNHSLTMWDATSSELTLKIMFVVACIFVPIILGYTAWCYWKMWGRLNRNSISDNTHSLY, encoded by the coding sequence ATGGATTATGAATTTTTACGCTTTATCTGGTGGTTGCTGGTTGGCATCCTGCTGATTGGTTTTGCCGTAACAGATGGTTTTGATATGGGTGTAGGTGCGCTGCTCAAAGTGATAGGACGCGACGACACCGAACGCCGTATTTTGATTAATGCGGTAGCACCTCATTGGGATGGCAATCAGGTCTGGTTGATTACTGCAGGTGGTGCTTTATTTGCGGCCTGGCCGCCTGTCTATGCCACGGCTTTTAGTGGTTTTTACCTAGCGATGATGCTCACATTAGCAGCGCTATTTTTGCGCCCTATCGGCTTTGATTATCGTTCTAAGCTGGATAATGCCAAATGGCGCAGTAACTGGGACTGGGCATTAACAGCTGGTTCTGCCATACCCCCAATTATTTTTGGTGTGGCTTTTGGTAATCTGCTGCAAGGTGTGCCTTTCCACTTTGATGACCTGCTGCGGATTTACTATACAGGTTCATTCTGGGCTTTATTAAACCCCTTCGCCTTGCTGGTGGGTGTATTGAGTCTGCTGATGTTTATTAATCAGGGCGCTTGTTATCTGCAAATGAAAACCGAAGCACCATTACGTCAGCGGGCAGAAGCAGTGTCTTTAATCAGTGCAACTCTGGCCGCCGTACTGTTTGTAGTGGCAGGTATCTGGCTGGCTTCCGCAGGTATGGGCTATAAAGTGACTAGCCTGATCGATAGCAACGCTATTAACAGTGCTGTGACTAAAACAGTGGAAGTGAGCAGTGGCGCCTGGTTCAGCAATTATGAAACTTACCCGCTGTTATGGGTTTTCCCATTGCTGGGTGTAGCGGCTTTCCTGCTATCAGCCTTTTGCAGCAAACTAGCCAAAGGCTGGCAAGCTTTTGTTGCCTCTTCACTGGCCATCACAGGGGTGATTATGACCTGCGGCGTATCTATGTTCCCTTTTATTATGCCATCGAGCAGCATGCCAAATCACAGCCTGACCATGTGGGACGCCACCTCCAGTGAACTGACGTTAAAAATCATGTTTGTGGTGGCTTGTATTTTTGTGCCTATCATTTTGGGCTACACAGCCTGGTGTTACTGGAAAATGTGGGGCCGTTTAAACCGCAATTCTATTAGCGACAACACCCACTCATTGTATTAA
- a CDS encoding phosphate ABC transporter substrate-binding protein yields the protein MLKKLILIPALTLSFMAFANVAVIVHPSNAATLSQDDINKIFTGRAKSFTDGKAAEPVNLAEAVAVRADFDQKALGRSSSQMKAYWSKLVFTGKGTPPKELASEQEVLDAVAKNPAAIGYVSAGAVTGSVKVALTLN from the coding sequence ATGTTAAAAAAATTAATCTTAATTCCTGCCCTGACTCTGAGCTTTATGGCTTTTGCCAATGTTGCAGTGATAGTTCACCCATCTAATGCGGCAACTTTGTCGCAGGATGACATCAATAAAATCTTTACCGGCCGCGCCAAAAGTTTTACCGACGGCAAAGCAGCTGAGCCTGTCAATCTGGCAGAAGCTGTTGCAGTGCGTGCTGATTTCGACCAAAAAGCTTTGGGCCGTTCTTCCAGCCAGATGAAAGCATATTGGTCTAAACTGGTATTCACTGGTAAAGGAACTCCACCCAAAGAACTGGCGTCGGAACAGGAAGTGCTGGATGCAGTGGCAAAAAACCCTGCGGCCATTGGTTATGTCAGTGCAGGTGCTGTAACTGGCAGTGTGAAAGTAGCCTTGACGCTGAACTAA
- a CDS encoding amino acid ABC transporter ATP-binding/permease protein produces MKDQLKLSGLMRPHWRWWLLSLALGALTLASIMGLLTVSGWFITASALAGLQLASAGSFNYFGPAALIRFFAISRTASRYFERLSSHNAILLLLQQLRLWFMRRFLASSVQPDTKSADLLQKLITDIDRLDQWPLRVVAPVFWACLISSGWLTALWFWQSELAQVALAYLCALLLVPACGVAFGYRRACSLVELASQRRQELLEPLSALTMLQLHQGWTASEQQWQQTELQYQDLLWRQQVLDLCCQFLLFSGLALMSFHLLITALPLAAGQQISIAALVAMLMSTLALTELWLPLATLYRHLAESAMAKQRLNHIQPEAQAGTCTQLTGPLRLELQQLYAAYPGALQQTELVNCSLKAGDLLWLQGPSGVGKSALLSTLAGWLPPLSGQILLNGMELQLYTASTQRQHISLLSQQVSLFNMTLAANLRLANPEASDEDLRQSLAEAQLGDWLATLPLGLETELGEYGVAVSGGQARRIALARLLLQNSSILLLDEPLVGLDPDTAHQLIQTLRRRCQQQILIIASHQSLAIDPDYYQLHLKLL; encoded by the coding sequence ATGAAAGATCAACTGAAACTCTCTGGTTTAATGCGCCCGCACTGGCGCTGGTGGTTGCTCAGTCTGGCGTTAGGAGCTTTAACCCTGGCCAGTATTATGGGGTTATTAACTGTCTCCGGCTGGTTTATTACTGCCTCCGCGTTAGCGGGTTTACAGCTTGCCAGCGCTGGCAGTTTTAACTATTTTGGCCCTGCAGCCCTTATCCGTTTTTTTGCCATCAGCCGCACCGCCAGCCGCTACTTTGAACGCCTGAGTTCACATAACGCCATCTTGTTATTGCTGCAACAATTACGGCTATGGTTTATGCGACGTTTTTTAGCCAGTAGCGTTCAACCTGATACTAAATCAGCCGATCTGTTGCAAAAACTTATCACCGACATAGACCGACTGGATCAATGGCCTTTGCGTGTGGTCGCTCCAGTGTTCTGGGCCTGCCTGATAAGTTCTGGCTGGCTAACAGCATTGTGGTTTTGGCAATCCGAACTGGCCCAGGTTGCCTTGGCATATCTCTGTGCCTTGCTATTAGTACCAGCTTGCGGTGTTGCATTCGGTTATCGACGGGCTTGTAGCTTAGTAGAACTGGCGTCCCAGCGCCGACAGGAATTACTGGAGCCTTTATCAGCTCTGACTATGTTGCAACTGCATCAGGGCTGGACAGCTTCAGAGCAACAATGGCAACAGACAGAACTGCAGTACCAAGACTTGTTATGGCGCCAGCAAGTGCTGGATTTGTGCTGTCAGTTTTTGCTATTTAGCGGTTTAGCGCTGATGAGTTTTCATTTGCTGATCACAGCTTTACCTTTAGCGGCAGGACAACAGATCAGTATTGCAGCCTTGGTGGCTATGCTGATGTCGACTTTGGCTTTAACAGAACTCTGGTTGCCACTGGCCACTTTGTATCGACATCTGGCGGAAAGCGCCATGGCAAAACAGAGGTTGAATCACATTCAGCCAGAAGCTCAAGCTGGCACTTGTACCCAGTTAACCGGGCCTTTAAGGCTTGAACTACAGCAACTTTATGCCGCCTATCCCGGAGCGTTGCAGCAAACTGAGCTTGTTAATTGCAGCTTAAAGGCCGGAGATCTATTGTGGCTGCAAGGACCATCCGGGGTGGGTAAATCAGCCTTATTATCGACTTTAGCTGGTTGGCTGCCGCCCTTGTCAGGCCAGATTTTGCTCAATGGTATGGAACTGCAGCTTTATACAGCATCAACTCAGCGGCAACATATTAGTTTGTTGTCGCAGCAAGTCAGCTTATTTAACATGACCCTGGCGGCTAATTTACGTCTGGCGAACCCAGAAGCCAGTGACGAAGATCTGCGGCAAAGCTTAGCAGAGGCTCAATTAGGTGATTGGCTGGCCACTTTACCACTGGGACTTGAAACCGAACTGGGTGAATACGGGGTTGCAGTTTCTGGCGGACAAGCCAGACGTATCGCCTTAGCACGCTTGTTGTTACAAAACAGCAGTATCCTTTTACTTGACGAGCCTTTAGTGGGCTTGGACCCAGACACAGCACATCAACTCATTCAGACCCTTCGTCGTCGCTGTCAGCAGCAAATTCTGATCATCGCCAGTCATCAGTCATTAGCTATTGACCCTGACTACTATCAACTTCACCTAAAGTTGTTGTAA